The genomic segment GGTGGGCGCGGTGTTGCAGGCGGCCCAGGAGCGGCGGGTGATCGTGGTGGACGGCTTTATTGCCACCAGCGCGATTGTGGTGGCGCATGCCTTGCAGCCCCATGTGTTGCAGCGCTGTGTGTTTGCGCACCGCTCGGGCGAGCGGGGCCATGAATTCATGTTGCAGCACCTGGGCGTGCAGGCTTTGCTCGACCTGGGCTTGCGCTTGGGCGAAGGCTCGGGCGCGGCACTGGCTTGGCCGCTACTGCAGTCAGCCTGCACGGTTCTGCGCGACATGGCGAGTTTTGCGTCAGCCGGCGTGTCTGAAAAGTCAGACGCCTCGGTAGCGGTGGGTTGAGCCCGGCGCGCGGTAGCCATGCGTAGCTTCATCCGCCACTACCTGCTGGCCCTGCAGTTTTTCAGCCGCGTGCCGGTGACTGGCCGCTTGGCTGACTGGGTGGGCTTCAGCCCGGCCATGCTGCGCGCCAGTGCGGCGCACTTTCCCGGCGTGGGCTGGCTGGTAGGCGGCGTGGTGGCGCTGCTGACGTGGGGCTTGTTGGCGCTGTTGCCCGCAGGCCCTTTTGCCCCCTTAGTGGCTGCCACCTTGGGCACTGCCCTGAGCGTGGTGATGACTGGTGCCTTCCACGAGGACGGCTTGGCTGATGTGGCTGATGGCTTAGGTGGTAGCTACAACCGCGAGCGGGCGCTGGAGATCATGAAGGACTCGCGCGTGGGTGCCTTCGGGGCGATTGCGGTCATGATGGCACTGCTGTGCAAAGTGGCCTTGTTGACCATGCTGGGTTCGCTCAGCATGGGCTTGATGGTGGCAGGCGTGTTTGCTGCGCATGTGGTGTCGCGCACCTGGCCGCTGCTCACCATCCGGCTGCTGCCGCATGTGGGGGATAGTGCAGTCTCCAAGTCCAAACCGCTGGCGGCGCAGATCAGTCTGCCCGCCTTGGGGGTGGCCCATTTATGGTGTTTTATGGCTCTAGCTCTCGTAGGGTTTGCGCCTGATGCTATGCATTTGGTAGCAAAAAATGTGTCATCCTCAATCAACCTGTGGCCTCTCTGGGGCTTGGCGACTGGATTCAGCATGTTGGCGTGGGCCTGGATGCACCGCTGGTTTGCCAAGCGTTTGCAAGGCTTCAC from the Rhodoferax potami genome contains:
- a CDS encoding adenosylcobinamide-GDP ribazoletransferase; the protein is MRSFIRHYLLALQFFSRVPVTGRLADWVGFSPAMLRASAAHFPGVGWLVGGVVALLTWGLLALLPAGPFAPLVAATLGTALSVVMTGAFHEDGLADVADGLGGSYNRERALEIMKDSRVGAFGAIAVMMALLCKVALLTMLGSLSMGLMVAGVFAAHVVSRTWPLLTIRLLPHVGDSAVSKSKPLAAQISLPALGVAHLWCFMALALVGFAPDAMHLVAKNVSSSINLWPLWGLATGFSMLAWAWMHRWFAKRLQGFTGDCLGAAQQVSEIAFYLGLALAWGLWPAGATP